From the genome of Methylocystis echinoides:
GCGAGGGTGCGGTCTCGTCCCAGGCTTGCAAGAAGAACAAGCTCGAGCTTCGTACGGCGAGGCGAGCAAAGAGAGCCTGCCGCCATAATGAACATTCTCGGAATCAATTCCGTCTTTCACGAATCTGCGGCCGCGCTTGTGGTCGACGGGAAGGTTGTGGCCGCGTGCGAAGAGGAGCGCTTTTCGCGCATCAAGCACGCTAAGGAGGCCCGGGTCGACAATCCGCATGAGATGCCCGAGCAGGCGGTGCGCTCTTGTCTCGATTCTGCGGGCCTGCGTCCTTGCGACGTCGATATCGTCGCCTATTCCTTCGAGCCTGGACTGAGGCGCCGGAAGTTTCATCCCGAATGGTGGCCCGACGTCGGCCTCGAAGCGGCGTTCCTTCGCGGGCTCGACCAGATCGACGACGCCGTCGCCCGGTTGATGGGGCGGCGCCTCGGCAAGGCGCTCAAATTCGTGCCTCATCACCTCGCGCACGCCGCCTCGGCATATTATCCGTCGGGCTTCGACAAGGCAGCCATTTTGGTCGTCGACGGCATCGGCGAGGCCGATTGCTCGATGCTCGCGCGCGGCGAGGGCAATCATATCGGCGTCATCGCGAGCCTCTCCTATCCCCACTCGCTCGGCTTCGTATGGGAGCATGTAAGCGTCTATCTCGGCTTTTCGCCTCACGACGCCGCAAAGGTCATGGGCTTGGCCGCCTATGGCGACCCGGCGGTCTTTCGGCGCGCCTTTGGGTCAATCATCCAGATTGGCGAGCAAGGCTACGCCGTGGATCGCGAGGCGATCGGATTCCATTCGCTCGAGCCCCGCGGCCTCGATGCGCTGTTCGGGCCGAGGCGGGCGCCGGACGGCGACTTTCTCCCCCATCATATGAACGTCGCCGCCGCGCTGCAGGACGCGACGGACCTTGCGATGCTCGCGCTGGCGCGCCGTCTGGCGCGCGAATCAGGCGGCGGCGCCTTATGCCTCGCCGGCGGCGTCGCGCTCAACTGCGTGACGAATGCGCGTCTCGCGCGCGCCGGCGTGTTCAGCGACATCTTCATCCCCTCGGCGCCGCATGACGCAGGGACGGCGATTGGCGCGGCGCTCGTCGCCCATTGCGCTGAACCCGGGGCGAAGCGCCCGATCGGCGGCGCGACGCCTTATCTGGGCCCCGAATACGACGAACGTGATGCGCTGGCGGCGATCCGCGCCGCCGGACTGAAGCCCCGCAAATGCAAGGATGCGCCGCTGGAGGCTGCAGAAATGATCGCCGACGGCAATATCGTCGGCTGGTTTCAGGGGCGTATGGAGTTCGGGCCGCGCGCGCTCGGCAACCGCTCGCTGCTCGCGGATCCCCGCCGGCCGGATACGCGGGCGATCCTCAATCAGCGGGTCAAGCACCGTGAGGACTTCCGTCCCTTCGCCCCGAGCGTCCTCGCCGAACACGCCGACGACTGGTTCGAGATCGGCCCGCCGTCGCCCAGTCACGAATTCATGCTCTTCGCCTGCCCGACGAAGCCAGGTCGCGCGGCGCGCATCCCGGCCGTCGTCCACGAAGACGGCACCGCGCGCGTTCAGATCGTGCGGCGGGCGGCGAACCCGCGTTATCACGCGTTGATCTCACGATTCTACGAGCGCACCGGCGTGCCGCTCGTGCTCAACACCTCCTTTAACGACAGCGAACCGATCGTCTGCACGCCGGCGCACGCCGTCGCGACTTTTCGGGGCGCGGGTCTCGACGCCCTGTTCATCGGCGACGTTTGCGTGACGTCCGAGAGTTGAGCGGCAAGCGGTTCGGGCTGCGGAAAGTCGCTGCGCCCAAAATGTTGATTCGCTAGCGTAACCTGGTCAACCAGCCGAGCAGGGGCATTGACGGCGCGGGGTCGGGTGCTAGACTAACTTCGTTGGGGTCGCGGGTTTTTATCTTTTTGCGGAGGTAGGGCAATGGCGCGTTCATCGGACCACTCTCGGAACCCGCATCGAGGAAAAAAGGCCCTTGGCGTCATCGGCGTATCCTTCTCCCTCGCAGGGGCGGCCTGCGCCGAGAGCAGCCCGGCGGAGGCCGCGACCGAGCCGACGACCAGCAATACGCGCCTCATGGACATGGATCTTCACGAGCAGGAGGTCTTCGACGTCGGCTTGAGCTCTTTCCGTCTGTTCGATCGCGAAGACGTCAAGGAAGCCAAGCCCGAAACCGTCGCCTGGTGGGGATGGGGCTGTCGCGGCTGCAGGGGATGCTGGGGTTGCAGAGGCTGTCGAGGCTGCAGGGGATGCGGGGGCTGCAGAGGCTGCAGGGGCTGCGCGGGCTGAGGTCGGCCTCAGGATAGATCGAGATCGCCGTTGGATAGAGCTGCGTCGCGCTGGGAATGACTCGGCGCGGCGGGCAGGCGCGTCTCATCGTTGACGGGCGGGGCTCCAGAAGGCGCGCGTTCGCCGCTGAACTTTTTCAGTACAGGCTTTTCCGGTCCAGGCTTTTTCGGTCCAAGCGTCGCGAAACAAATGGGGGCTGGCGGTCGACAGATGACGATGGAAGCGCCCGCGCGGCAATTCGAGGGACGTGTCGGCGGAGCGTTCAGGTTTTCGCCGAATTACTCGGTCTATATCCTTCCGCCCGACGTCGTCTGCCTCTATTCCGAGAACAGGAAGTTCTTCCTGCGCGGCGCGCTGTATTGCGCGCTCGCGGAGCGGATCGGGGCGGGCGAGGATGAGGCCTCGATCGTTCATGCGCTTGCCGCGGACTTTCCGGTCGCCAAGATCGAGGAAGCGCTTCGGCGGCTCATCGATCGTCGCTTCGTCGTCGCTTCCGACGTCGCTCAGGACGCAACAGCCGCCTATTGGGCGAGCATGGGTCTCAATCCGGCCGCTGCGGTCGAGAATCTGCAGAATGTCGGGGTTGCGATCGAACCGCTGGGAGTCCATGGAAAAGACGAATTCGCAGAGGCGTTGCGCGGCTTCGGCGTCAGGGTGGCTGACGGCGAGGGCGATCTGACGGTTGCGCTCGTCGGCGATTATCTCGACGAGCGGCTCGCCGAATTCAATCGCCGGCGGCTCGAGGAAAAGAGGGACTGGCTGCCCGTTCAGCCGACAGGACTGTTTCCGCTCGTCGGCCCGATTTTCAGTCCTGGTAAAAGCGCCTGCTGGAGATGCCTCTCCGACCGGATGAAATGGAACCGTCAGGTCAAGGCGTTTCTGGATCGCAAGGCGGCGCGCTGCGTCTCGGCGTCGCCGCTTGGCGCAGCGTCGCTCGGGCGAAGCGGCGTCTCGCTCGCGGCCGCCGAAATCGGCAAGGCCATCGCCAGCGGTTTTCGCACCGACCTTGGCGAGCATATCGTGAGCCTCGACATGCTGGGCTCCGAAGTGGCGCGCCATTATGTGCCGGCGCGCCCGCAATGTCCGGTCTGCGGCGGCGCGGCGCTGCGTGATCCGGAACGCACGCCCGTTCCCATTCGGCTGCGCGCCGGCGGCAGGATCATCGTGACGAGCGGCGGCTACCGATCCATGACGCCGGCGGAGACGGTCGCTCGCCATCGCAAGCATGTCAGCCCGCTCACGGGCGTCGTGTCGCATCTCGAGCGGATCAGAAGCGACCAGCCGCTCGACGCGAGTTTCGTCGCGCGCCATAATTTCTCGCCTTGTCCGGAGACGGTCGACGCATTGCAGGCGGGATTGAGCGGCGACAGCTATGGCAAGGGCAGCACGGCGGAGCAGGGCGAAGCCAGCGCGCTCATGGAGGCGATCGAACGCTATTGTGGAATTTTCCAGGGCGACGAGATCAGAATGACGCGCCGCTTCGTGGATTTCGACGCCGGCGAGGCGATCCATCCCGAAGAAATCATTCACTATAGCGACGCGCAATATGAGGAGAGCGCGCAAGGATGCTGCTCCGGCGACGGGGCGCCGCGCCGTTTCGATCCCTTGGCCGAGACGGAATGGTCGCCCGTCTGGTCGCTGCGCGACCAACGCTTCAAGCATGTCCCGACCGGGCTTTTGTACTTCTTCCATGAATCTGGCTGCGCGAGCCAGTTCAGCGCCGACTCGAATGGCTGCGCGGCCGGCAATACGATCGAAGAGGCGATCCTTCAGGGGTTTTTGGAGCTCGTGGAGCGGGACGCGTACGCCATCTGGTGGTATAATCGTTTGCGGCGTCCCGGGATTGATCTCGACGCGCTCGGCGACAGCTACGTCTGCGACCTGCGCGCCGCTTTTGCGGCGATGGGTCGTGACGTCTGGGCGCTGGACGTCACAAACGACATCGGGATTCCGGTCGTCATCGCCGTGGCGCATTGGACGGAAGACGGGCGCGAGTTCATCGAAGTCGCCGCGGGGGCGCATTTCGATCCGCGCATTGCGACGCTGCGGGCGATGACGGAACTCAACCAGTTTCTCGCGATCGAGCGGCTGCGCGGCCGCCCGGAAGAGACGGGCGACGATTACGGAAACGATCCGCTGCCCCTGCGCAAGCACGCCTATCTGCGCCCGGAGGGGACAGCGGGTTTTGAGCGTTCGCCGTTCAAGGATTTCGTGACGCACGACCGGCGCGAGCAGGTGCGCGCCTGCGTCGCGCATATGGCAAAGAAGGGCTTCGACTTTCTCGTCCTCGATCAGACGCGGCCCGATATCGAGGTTCCGGTGGTGCGGGTGATCGCGCCGGGCTTGCGGCATTTCTATCGTCGCTTCGGACCGGGCCGGCTCTATGACACGCCGGTCGCGCTCGGGCTACGAAAGCGGCCGACGCGGGAACGCGATCTCAATCCTTTGTATCCACGGACCTGAACTTGAGCGACGATCAGCCGCCAGCGCCCGCATTGCTCCTTGCCAAATTGGGTCCCGGCGTTTCCTTGGAGGAGGCGGCGGGCGGCGTTCTAAAGGCGCGTTTCGACCGCGAGTCGCTGGTTCTGGGCAAGTTCAGCGCCAACGCTGCGCGCCGCGCCGGGCAGCTTGCCACGGGCGTCTCGCTCTCTCGCCTTCACGAGACTGACACTCCCGAGGAAAAAGAGCTGCGGGGGCTCATCCAGCGGCTCGCCCTCTACGGCCTTGTCGAATATCGTCTCGCCCGCGGTCCCGAGGCGCCGGACATTGTCGTGATCGAACCGCAGATGCGCGATTACCAGCCGAGCCTCCAGAAGCTCGATCCGGCGCGTTCCTACGTTCTGTCGCGCTTTGCCTTCCTGCGGCGGCGGGGCGAGGATCTTGTGCTGGAATCGCCTCTTGCCGGCGCTGTGATTCGACTGTGCGACCCGCGTGTCGCGACCGCCCTTGCGCGCCTCGCGACGCCACAGACGCTCGCCGACCTTCGCGGCGCGCCGGAATTTTTTGGAGAAGAGTTCCTCGCGCTGCTCGTCCACAGCGCGATGGCTTTCGCGCCTGATCCCGCCAAAGGCTTACGCAGGAGCGAAGGCGACGGCGATCTCGCTTTGTGGGAATTCCACGATCTCCTCTTTCATATGCGCAGCACCAACGGCCGCCACGCCAATCCAACGGGCGGCCTCTACGCCCATGCGAATCTCGCCCCGCAGCCGCCTGCGGTGCGACCGGCATGGCCAGGTCAGGCGATCGCCCTCGAGGCGATTGCGGATGCGAAAGGGTCCGCCGTTGCGGCGCTGCTGCGCCAGCGGCGGTCCGAACGCGTCTTCGATGACGCGCATCCCATCACGCTCGCCGAGGTCGCGCGCTTTCTCGACGGCGCGGCGCGCATCGTTGCACGGCAGAAGCTGAGCGAGGCGTACGGCGAGGAGATGGAGATCGCCGCGCGGCCTTATCCTTCAGGCGGCGCCAGCTATGAGCTCGAGCTTTATCTCGCCGTCGACACATGCGAGGGGCTGCCGCGGGGTTTCTATCACTACGACGCGGATCGACACGCGTTGGTCTCGATCGAGGTGACCGAACGCCAGCTCGACGCGATGATCGATGATGGACAATTTGCGATGGGCGCGCCCCGGCGGCCGCAGATCATGATCACGATGGCGGCGCGCTTCGGGCGCGTGTCATGGAAATATAGCGGCTTCGCCTATTCTCTGGTCTTGAAGCATGTGGGCGTCGTCATGCAGACGCTTTATCTGATGGCGACGGAGATGGAGCTCGGGGCCTGCGCCATCGGCGTCGGCGACATCGACCTCTTCGCGCGGATGACCGCGCTGCCGTTCCATGTGGAAGGCGCGGTGGGTCAGATGGCGATTGGCCGCGCCGCCGCGCAGGGCCCGCCATGACGCGCGAAGATGGGTAATCGAGACAAGGCTCAATCTGCGCAGGGCGCCGTAGACGCCCAGACGCGGCGCGGCTTTCTTGTCAGCGCCGGCGCCTGTGCGGCGTCCGCGACTTTGGGCGGTCCTGCGCGGGCCGCGGCCAGCGAGACGGCTTCGTCGCAATGGGATTACCGCTGCGCCGGCGAACTCGCCGCGGCGCTGCGCGATCGGCGCATCTCGGCGCTGGAGCTCGTCGACGGCGCCATCGCGCGGATCGAGGCGCTGGACGCGTCCATCAACGCCGTGCCGGTGCGCGACTTCGATCGCGCTCGCGCAGCGGCGCGAGCGGCGGATGCGGCGCTGGCGCGGGGCGAAACCGGCGCTTTGCTCGGCGTTCCTGTTACTGTAAAGGAGTCCTTCAATGTCGCCGGCCTGCCCACCTGCTGGGGCGATCCGCGCTTCAGACGCTTCACGCCGAAGGAAGACGCTCTCGCCGTTGCAAGGTTGAAAAAGGCCGGCGCCGTCATCCTCGGCAAGACCAATGTGTCGCAATGGCTGAGCGATTGGCAGAGCGACAACAGCGTCTATGGAACGACCAACAATCCTTTCCATCTCTGCCGCACGCCGGGCGGATCGTCGGGCGGTTCGGCGGCGGCGCTGGCGGCGGGTTTTGGCGCGCTGTCGCTTGGCTCCGACATGGGCGGCTCCCTGCGCGAACCGGCGCATGATTGCGGGATCTACGCCCATAGGCCGACGCCGGGCCTCGTCCCGCGCCGGGGCCATGCGTTTCCCGATACACCCCCTTTGCCGGTTGAGCACGATCTCGCCGTTATCGGCCCGATGGCGCGCTGCGCCGCCGATTTGGCGCTGGCGCTCGACATTGTCGCCGGGCCGGACGAGATCGGCGCGGGCGTCGGCTACAGGCTCGCCTTGCCGCCGCCGCGCCATGAGAAGCTCAGCGACTTTCGCGTGCTCATCATCGATCGTCATCCGCTCGGCCCAACGGGAAGCGACATCAGTCTGGCGCTCGCGACATTGGCCGAACGTCTCGGGCGCGCCGGCGCGGCCCTCGCCGACAGGCGCGCCTTGGCGCCCGACCTTGCGCAGGCGACGCGCCTTCACGTGCGTCTGCTCTCCGCCTATTGGGGCGCGGGTCTTCCTGTTGCCGCCTACCGAAGGCTTTATGGCGCCGCCGACGCCGTTTCCCCGTCCAATCGCAGCCTCGCGGCCGAACGCGCGCGGGGCGCGGTCTTGAGCTTTCGCGAATGGCGCGGCCTCGAGGCCGAGCGCGCTGAACTGCAGCAAAAATGGCGCGAACTCTTTCGCGACGTCGACGTCGTGCTCTGTCCGGCCGCTCCAACCACCGCTCTTCGACACGACCATTCGACGCCGCTCGAGGCGCGACGCGTGCGGGTCGACGGCAAGCCTGTCTCCTATCTCGACGCTCATACGATCTGGGCGGCGCCGGCGACCATCGCGGGACTGCCGGCGACCGTGGCGCCGATCGCGCAGGACGGCTCCGGCCTGCCGATCGGCGTGCAGATCATTGGTCCGTCTTACGAGGATCGAACCGCCATCGCCTTCGCGACGCTGGTCGAACGCGCCTTCGGCGGCTTTACGCCGCCCACGATGAAGACGTTGCGGCTTTCCTGCGCGAAAGATGGGATCAATGCGCCATCGGCGGGGCGGCGCCGAGCGGCGCGCGCCGCAGGATCATGGCGAGCGGAATAACGAGGGCGGCGAGCAGCATCAGCGTGTGGAAGACGTCGATGTAGGCGAGCAGCGACGACTGCATTTCGAGCTGCCGCCCGATCCATTGTGTCGCCTGCCGCTGCGCGAGCGACGCCGAACCGCCGAGCGAGAGGAAATAGTCGATGAGGCGCTGCAGCGTCTGCTGATAGTGCAAATTCGAGGGGATCGCGGCGTCGGCGAGTCTGCTCATGTAGCTTCGACGCCCTCGACGGCGTTCTTGCGCCGCGCCTGTTCCTGCTGGAGCGTCGAGGATGCCTGCTGCTGGCGCTGCACCGTGCCTGTGCCGCGTTGCACGAGGGTCTGCGAGCGCTCGGCTTCCTGCTGCGCAAAGCGCAGCGCCGCTGCAGATTGCGCAACATTTGCCGACAGGAAGATGACCAATGCGCGCCGCCGCGTGCGTTGCGCGGGGGCCTCCGCCGTCACATCGACGGCGTCGCCTGAACGCCTGGCGTCAATCGCTCTTGTTTCTGTCATGGATAAGGCGCCTCGCCCTCACTCAACTAATGTGGCGAGGCCGGAAACCCATGCGCTGACATTATTTCAGCGTATAAAGATAGGCGGCGATGTCGCGGCTCTGCTCGGGGGAAACGCCCATATTGGGCATCACATTGCCAGGAACGATTTTCTGCGGGTCCTGCAGCCAGGCCTCGAGATTTTCCGGCGTGTTTCGCAAGACGCCAGCAATGTATACCCGCCGTCCAATGCGGTTGAGCGGCGGGCCGACAAGCCCGTTCGCGCCATTGACGCCGGGAATGGTGTGACAGGCGCCGCAGCCAATCGCCGCAATCTCCTGCGCGCCTTTTTGCGGGTCGCCGCCCGTTGCATCGCTCGCCGCCGCCGTGGCGGCGAAGCGCTTCGGCGTGACGTCGTCGCATCCGGCGAGCGACAGGGAACATAAGACAAAGACGAGGGCCGCCCCTCCGCCTCGGCTTCTACGAGACGCGCGTCGCTCCGCTTCGCTGATCCAGCCCGAAAGCAGCGCCAGAACAGCGATAAGATAGGCGAGCCCGCCCGGAATCCACATGACGAGTCCAGCGAGCTGCTGGTCTTCGAGCGGCGTCAGTCCGAGGCGTGCGGCCTGCGCCGCGTCGATCTGATAGAGCGGCCGCGACGACAGGGCGATGAGGGCGCCTGGCAGGCCGCTCAGCAGCGCCGCGCTCGCAACAAACAGCAACCGCGCGCCATGGCCCAGCGCATGTGCGCGCGCGGGCGCGAGAACGACGGACCAAAAGCCATAGGCGCCAAGAAAGAAGCTGGCGTGCTCCAGCGCATGAGCCGCCTCGTTGCGCAGCCCCCAGGCGTAGAGGGCCGGCAAATGCCACAGCAGAAAGAGTCCCGTGAACCACAGCCAGAGCGCTACGGGCGCCGCGACGACCGCCGATATTTTCAGGGCGGAGGACAGCGCCGGGGCGGGAAGCGTCGGCGACAAGGCGTAGACAGCCGCCTGTGACGTTTTTGCCGCGACGAACAGCGGCGCGCAGACCAGCATTAACGCGAGATGCTGCGCCATATGCGTCGAAAACAGACGCTCGCCCCATGCGCTGGCTGGCGAAGCGACGACAGCGTAAGACAGGAGAAGCGCGACTGCGCAATATCCGATGTGCCGGGCCGTAATGACGCGTCCGAAGGCGCCTTTTGCAGCGATTCTTTGGACGCCGCGACCGTAGACGAGAGCGACAAGGGCAAGGATCAAAAGCGCGAGCGGATGGGGAAACGCGGGCGCAGCTTCGTGCCCGGGATCTGCGAGGACTTCTCCGGGCGCCGCCAAGGCGACGAGGCAAAGGAGCGCGGCTAGCTTCCGCATCCCGGAACTCCCACCGCCGCAACGGTTCCAAAAATTATTTGAAGGATGAACCACACCCCCGACCACACGCCCCAAATAGCGAAGAAGCGTGTTCGGCCCTCTCCGGCCTCCACCAAATGCGCATGGCCCCCGGCCGCCTCTTCGCTCACGCGCCGCCAGATCACATAAGATACGATGGTCGCCGCGATCGCGATCGCCAAGGCGAGCAAA
Proteins encoded in this window:
- a CDS encoding amidase; the protein is MGNRDKAQSAQGAVDAQTRRGFLVSAGACAASATLGGPARAAASETASSQWDYRCAGELAAALRDRRISALELVDGAIARIEALDASINAVPVRDFDRARAAARAADAALARGETGALLGVPVTVKESFNVAGLPTCWGDPRFRRFTPKEDALAVARLKKAGAVILGKTNVSQWLSDWQSDNSVYGTTNNPFHLCRTPGGSSGGSAAALAAGFGALSLGSDMGGSLREPAHDCGIYAHRPTPGLVPRRGHAFPDTPPLPVEHDLAVIGPMARCAADLALALDIVAGPDEIGAGVGYRLALPPPRHEKLSDFRVLIIDRHPLGPTGSDISLALATLAERLGRAGAALADRRALAPDLAQATRLHVRLLSAYWGAGLPVAAYRRLYGAADAVSPSNRSLAAERARGAVLSFREWRGLEAERAELQQKWRELFRDVDVVLCPAAPTTALRHDHSTPLEARRVRVDGKPVSYLDAHTIWAAPATIAGLPATVAPIAQDGSGLPIGVQIIGPSYEDRTAIAFATLVERAFGGFTPPTMKTLRLSCAKDGINAPSAGRRRAARAAGSWRAE
- a CDS encoding cytochrome c oxidase assembly protein — encoded protein: MRKLAALLCLVALAAPGEVLADPGHEAAPAFPHPLALLILALVALVYGRGVQRIAAKGAFGRVITARHIGYCAVALLLSYAVVASPASAWGERLFSTHMAQHLALMLVCAPLFVAAKTSQAAVYALSPTLPAPALSSALKISAVVAAPVALWLWFTGLFLLWHLPALYAWGLRNEAAHALEHASFFLGAYGFWSVVLAPARAHALGHGARLLFVASAALLSGLPGALIALSSRPLYQIDAAQAARLGLTPLEDQQLAGLVMWIPGGLAYLIAVLALLSGWISEAERRASRRSRGGGAALVFVLCSLSLAGCDDVTPKRFAATAAASDATGGDPQKGAQEIAAIGCGACHTIPGVNGANGLVGPPLNRIGRRVYIAGVLRNTPENLEAWLQDPQKIVPGNVMPNMGVSPEQSRDIAAYLYTLK
- a CDS encoding carbamoyltransferase C-terminal domain-containing protein, with protein sequence MNILGINSVFHESAAALVVDGKVVAACEEERFSRIKHAKEARVDNPHEMPEQAVRSCLDSAGLRPCDVDIVAYSFEPGLRRRKFHPEWWPDVGLEAAFLRGLDQIDDAVARLMGRRLGKALKFVPHHLAHAASAYYPSGFDKAAILVVDGIGEADCSMLARGEGNHIGVIASLSYPHSLGFVWEHVSVYLGFSPHDAAKVMGLAAYGDPAVFRRAFGSIIQIGEQGYAVDREAIGFHSLEPRGLDALFGPRRAPDGDFLPHHMNVAAALQDATDLAMLALARRLARESGGGALCLAGGVALNCVTNARLARAGVFSDIFIPSAPHDAGTAIGAALVAHCAEPGAKRPIGGATPYLGPEYDERDALAAIRAAGLKPRKCKDAPLEAAEMIADGNIVGWFQGRMEFGPRALGNRSLLADPRRPDTRAILNQRVKHREDFRPFAPSVLAEHADDWFEIGPPSPSHEFMLFACPTKPGRAARIPAVVHEDGTARVQIVRRAANPRYHALISRFYERTGVPLVLNTSFNDSEPIVCTPAHAVATFRGAGLDALFIGDVCVTSES
- a CDS encoding TOMM precursor leader peptide-binding protein, translated to MTMEAPARQFEGRVGGAFRFSPNYSVYILPPDVVCLYSENRKFFLRGALYCALAERIGAGEDEASIVHALAADFPVAKIEEALRRLIDRRFVVASDVAQDATAAYWASMGLNPAAAVENLQNVGVAIEPLGVHGKDEFAEALRGFGVRVADGEGDLTVALVGDYLDERLAEFNRRRLEEKRDWLPVQPTGLFPLVGPIFSPGKSACWRCLSDRMKWNRQVKAFLDRKAARCVSASPLGAASLGRSGVSLAAAEIGKAIASGFRTDLGEHIVSLDMLGSEVARHYVPARPQCPVCGGAALRDPERTPVPIRLRAGGRIIVTSGGYRSMTPAETVARHRKHVSPLTGVVSHLERIRSDQPLDASFVARHNFSPCPETVDALQAGLSGDSYGKGSTAEQGEASALMEAIERYCGIFQGDEIRMTRRFVDFDAGEAIHPEEIIHYSDAQYEESAQGCCSGDGAPRRFDPLAETEWSPVWSLRDQRFKHVPTGLLYFFHESGCASQFSADSNGCAAGNTIEEAILQGFLELVERDAYAIWWYNRLRRPGIDLDALGDSYVCDLRAAFAAMGRDVWALDVTNDIGIPVVIAVAHWTEDGREFIEVAAGAHFDPRIATLRAMTELNQFLAIERLRGRPEETGDDYGNDPLPLRKHAYLRPEGTAGFERSPFKDFVTHDRREQVRACVAHMAKKGFDFLVLDQTRPDIEVPVVRVIAPGLRHFYRRFGPGRLYDTPVALGLRKRPTRERDLNPLYPRT
- a CDS encoding SagB family peptide dehydrogenase, which translates into the protein MSDDQPPAPALLLAKLGPGVSLEEAAGGVLKARFDRESLVLGKFSANAARRAGQLATGVSLSRLHETDTPEEKELRGLIQRLALYGLVEYRLARGPEAPDIVVIEPQMRDYQPSLQKLDPARSYVLSRFAFLRRRGEDLVLESPLAGAVIRLCDPRVATALARLATPQTLADLRGAPEFFGEEFLALLVHSAMAFAPDPAKGLRRSEGDGDLALWEFHDLLFHMRSTNGRHANPTGGLYAHANLAPQPPAVRPAWPGQAIALEAIADAKGSAVAALLRQRRSERVFDDAHPITLAEVARFLDGAARIVARQKLSEAYGEEMEIAARPYPSGGASYELELYLAVDTCEGLPRGFYHYDADRHALVSIEVTERQLDAMIDDGQFAMGAPRRPQIMITMAARFGRVSWKYSGFAYSLVLKHVGVVMQTLYLMATEMELGACAIGVGDIDLFARMTALPFHVEGAVGQMAIGRAAAQGPP